GAACCATATGAGCAACCATATGTGTATGACCTGAAGTGAGATTCTGTGAAGTGTACATAAGGAATAAGCTGAGCATGCTACGAGCCTACGACTGACTCGATAATGAATCATAATGCCACTACTTACTGTCATGAGCATGCCATCATCATCTCATCATCACTGCATCCATGTTGAAATATTTACCATCTCCTTTTTCCATATAGTGGCTAGAGATTGTTGATGCAGATGGATTAGCCACTCGTTTCTATTGAAGTTCCAACTTATCATCATCAAGATCAAAACTAATGGCTTGTTTGCCAGAGATCTTATCTAATATTATGCTTGGTTATTGTCTTCTTATAAAGACCGGTGTAATGTCTAAATGTCGATGTCATAGTGCTATGTGCCATCAGCTTGTTGATTATCGTCATCAAGATCAAAACTAATATCTTGTTTGTTGGGCGTCTTATTTAGTCTTATGTTTGGTTAATGCTTCATTAGAAAGACTCATGTAATGTTTAAGTGTGGTGTCATGGTGCTATGCGCATCTGTTTGTTGCTTGCTTATTAATCAGTTGGTTGAATATTAATTAGTTCCCCGCAAAAAAAGAGAATATTAATCAGTTTCGTGAATGGCATACATATGCTGATTGAAATGGCCACACAGATGTAGCTTACACGGGATCACCATAGGTGATATGCACATACAAGTATTAAACGTCTAAGTATTATTAGAGTCAGTCTTTCATCCAATGTAAAAGCCAACCTACTATGTGGGCGAAGGCTTTATGTGACCTAGCGGCGGTTTATAGCTAGTTGTGCTATTAACCATNNNNNNNNNNNNNNNNNNNNNNNNNNNNNNNNNNNNNNNNNNNNNNNNNNNNNNNNNNNNNNNNNNNNNNNNNNNNNNNNNNNNNNNNNNNNNNNNNNNNNNNNNNNNNNNNNNNNNNNNNNNNNNNNNNNNNNNNNNNNNNNNNNNNNNNNNNNNNNNNNNNNNNNNNNNNNNNNNNNNNNNNNNNNNNNNNNNNNNNNNNNNNNNNNNNNNNNNNNNNNNNNNNNNNNNNNNNNNNNNNNNNNNNNNNNNNNNNNNNNNNNNNNNNNNNNNNNNNNNNNNNNNNNNNNNNNNNNNNNNNNNNNNNNNNNNNNNNNNNNNNNNNNNNNNNNNNNNNNNNNNNNNNNNNNNNNNNNNNNNNNNNNNNNNNNNNNNNNNCACCGTTGGTAACCTCTCAGGCTAAAAAAACCACGATGGACACAAAAAGTACTCGCCGACCCTAATGTCTTTCAGAAAGCACATCCTAGCAAAATTAAAGAACATGCCAGGAAACTTGAGGCACAACATGCAAATGCTTTGCTTATTCACCTCACTTTTTGCGTGTGCGTCTTATGCAGATAGAGAAGAAGATAGTTGTGGATACGAAGATCACTCTCGAAGCTTTACTCGCCCTCACCGCCAACCTTGAGGAGACTATCTGCCATCTTCAACTCTGAACTTTGGCATTTGAAGCGCAAACAAGGGTTTAAGCGGCTTAAGCTCATGACACTACATCAACGGAACCCTAGCGCCCAATGAAATCCTTCCAGATTGATGAAGACCGCAGGAGGACACTCCTCACGGGAGCGTTGGAGAGCAGCACAGACGACCATCTACTCCTCGGGACTGCAAGGGATGAGAACCCAGTCCTCGGATCCAGATATCTCGGAGCCGGATCCAGTGCCCTCCATGAAGGACTAGGCCGGAACTCGCCGGAGAGGAGCTTGGATACTGTGGGAAGTGAGTGATGTGGAGTGGAGTGCAGCTAAGGTTTCGCCCGGAGTGCGGATAGAGTTGAATATATGTTGGATCGGATGGGCCACAGTGGACCAAATCCGACATGGCGGGTGCGTCCAGGCATCCCTATATGGGATGGATATGGGAGTTGCCGGTCAGTCCGTGTGTCTGGGCCGGATTTGCCATGTCCGGTTGGGTGAGATAGCTTGATTCCAAAGCTTTTTTATTCATTGGCATGGTCGCAACCCCACGCAGACATCCATTATTTCCATTCTCAGAGAACACTCATACAACAACACAATGGTTTCTTCTCTCGCACCTCGCTTCAGATATGTTACCATGCAGCGCCGAGGGTTGGGTTACTACTTGTACTGgctggcgagctcgccttccttgaCGATGTAGTTCTCCGCGGGGAAGTCCTCGCCCTTGAAGTACCTATCCAACATGTCCTTCACTCCAGCCGCGTACCTCAGCTGCAGCAATTGCCATCCACATCAGAAACACGGCAGGACAGTCAGTAGCAAAGCACGGTAATGGATAAACAGGCATAAACTGATCTAGGCTGCGTATGTGTGATGGTTAAGGTTGGCCTACTGTCTTAGTTGTATGTATTTGCTCTTGATGTAGATTATTCGTTGATTCTCCACTTATGAAGGAAAGGAAAACATAAGTTACCATATGCAGAATCCATTCGGAATAACTGACTACTGACTAGAATTCGTCCATAGCTTTGCTAATGCATACGGTCCGGTATCAGAACACCAAGTGCTGTAAATGACGATACGCCATAAGCCCAATGCTGAGATAAAAGCACAGAAGCTAACCTGTGCATCAATTGTAGTCCCAGAGATGTGAGGGGTCATTGCATGATTAGGCATGTAGCGCCATGGGTGATCCTTGGGTGCGGGTTGGGGGAACCAGACATCACCTCCATATCCTGAAAATCAGGAATGATGTACTTTGAGAAAAAGGAAATAATCCCCAAGATAGAAATATAAGGTACTGCATCATTCTCCTAATCTTGGACACAATTCAATAGGACACAATAATAACAGCCATCAAAGAAACAAGTGCCATGGCAAGAAACAGGATTGAACAGAATTTACAGAGGCATAGATCAACCTTTGTTTTTGTCAACACTAAGAGATACTCGTATTTACCTACAAACTGGCATTATTGAGTACTTGACATTACTGCATTATGTTATATTGATTTCGAAATTTTATCATATTACCCCAGATAAATGCAAAGCATGAAAGACTAAATAAAATGATGTATTTTATAGACCCCAACAGCAAGAGTTAGATACACATCCTGCAGCATACTGGTGCTTAAAATAAGACTGATTAAGTGAAAGAATTGTACCAGCAATGTGACCGCTGGAGCAAGCATCAGCAACTGCCTGGGTATCCATGATTGCTCCCCGAGCGTTATTCACAATGATTACACCTTTCTTCATCTTTGCAATCTTTTCTTTGTTGAACATGCCTCTGAAGAAAGGACCAAACAGAATTTAGAGAACTGTAAATTAGAAGATAATGGAAAAGAACCGAGTGTGATGAATAGAAACCTAGTTTTCTCAGTAAGAGGTGTGTTTATCACAATGACATCACACTTTGGAAGCATAGCATCCAGGTCCTCTTCAAATTTCGCCCCAATTTCTTTCTCAAGCTCTGGGTTAATCTGAAGTCTGTCATGGTAGAGCAGGTTGCAGTTGAAGGGCTTAAGGCGCTGAAGTAAGAGCCTGCCAATACGACCTGCCCCGACAGTTCCGACGGTCTTCCCCTCAAGATCATAAGCCCTATGGGCAATGCCTGCAACATTCCATTCACCTTTAACGACCTGTTGGTAGCCAGGCAAGAAGTTCCTGAGCAGAATCAAGATGCGCATGAGCTCATCTTCTGCCACAGAGACAGTGTTACTTCCAGTGACCTCTGCCACTGTCAAgcctgcagcagcagcagctggcaaATCAATATGGTCCGATCCAATCCCAGCAGTGAGAAGCAGCTCAAGGTTCTTTGCCTTCTTGATCCTCTCTGCAGTAACATAGGCTGGGTGGAATGGGGTGGTTATCAGAACATGCATGTCTTCAATGTGCTTCTCCAGCTCTGGGGACAAGAACAGCAATCATTTATTCACAAGTTAAGAGTCAGATAACAATAATCAGAGATATAAAACCATCTAATAATATATGTATCATAGTAATTTCATCTTATACAGGGTTCAAACATACAAGCACTTATACAGGGTTCAAACATACAAGCTAGATTGGAATGTATATAAGCATTTGAACTGATCCTGCAGCACAGCTCACATGATTTGGATACTTCCAGTTAGTTTGGGAAATTGTGATAAACTAGAAGAAAACCATCAATTGTCTGTCAATCGATTCATCAGAACACGGCTGCTTattccaaaaataaataaataaaaacatgcTGCGTAGCTAAATAAGGAGCAAATCTCCCCTTTCACACGGAACAGATGAAAATTACTCTTCGCTACCATCAGCTAAAAAGCAGAGCAGTCGGATTACTCATAGCATTATAGACTACACAGTAACCCAGATAATTCAGAATTGATATATATCTGTTCAGTAAAACACTACTACATATCTGTTCAGTAAAGAGTTCTATACAGGTTCTGCCAAGTGCTGCCAAGTTCACTTCGTTTAGCGTTTTGAGATTTGTATCTGATGTATAGTACAATATATTCACGAACAGAGAAGCACATGAATTGCATTACAGAATCGTTAACAACTAATAATAAATTATAGGAAATTAAAAAACATGATAAGAATTGGGATGGTGTTGGGTACCGACCGCTGTTCAACCCCTCCTTGTCGTCGGTGACAATGTAGTGATGCCCCTTGGACTCGAGCCAGTCGCGTATGCCGAGGGCGCCCTCAACGCAGCCGACGAAGTTGGGGTTCTTGTCGGCGTACTCGCCGGCCTGGTAGAACACGCCCACGATCTTCTTGCTGCCCGCGGACGTCTGCGCCACGGGAAGACAGAAATCAAAACACGGCATTCCTCAGAGTCCCGTCAGCCAACCGCAGCACTTCTTCAGCAACCGAAACTTGCAGGAATCAAACCGAGCGAAAAAACTTACATGCGCGGCCCTGGATCCGACGGCCCGGTCGACGAGCTGCTTCGCGGCGGCCCTACACATCGCGGCCATGGGGACGGAGAGATCCCGGCGGAGGGAGGAGCGATCTGCCAATCACCTCACGGGGAACGGCGAGCGAGGAAAAGAGGGGAGTGATGGCACACACAGTGAGGGCCGGACGGGACGGGTAGATAAAGCCGCCGCGCCGTCACGCTGACAGGTGGACCGCATCCTCGCCCACGTGGACGGGGTGCCTGCGCCGCGCGGCGGAGGTGGTCCCGGACGGAAGCGTGAGGGCATGCATGACCTGTGGGCCCGCCTTCCGGTGATGCCCCACGTCTCTGTGTGTCGCGTGCGCAGTGGTTTGTTTTGGCTTTTGTTCTGGTAGGAGTAGGATAGGAAAAGGACTTGGCCGATGGTGCCAGTAGTTGTCCACTGGAAAAGTGGGCGAGAAGATGCCGTGATGTGTgcgtggctagctagcggccgctggGGGGAGGAGAAGGGTGGCGAAGGATCAACGAACCGGACCACTGCTGGCGCTAGGAACGCACATTTCTTGCCGCCTCGAGGATTGTTTGGGTGAGTCATGCGTGCATGATCTTCAAGCGGGGGAGCGGTGGTTGGGAGCACAAACTCCTTTGTCAACTCGTTAGCTTTGGTTTTCATCCCTTCATGGCCGATAGATGATGTAGATGTATAAATAACTGAAATATGCATCATTTGGACTAAAAACGTCTCTCCAATGAATGAAACGAATGATGAAGATGTGTATTATGTAAAATGCATAACTAAGTGATGCAAAAAAACATCAGCTGACCACCCTAGATGTAAAACTGACAGCCACCCTCAAATGCCCAACCGTCGGTTCCTCCTCCCCCCCACCCCCATCCCCGCGCGACCACCTCCTTGCGTCCCTCcgcaactagttgagcgcttcttactgcatcttcttcgtgatattaAATGCAtaaggtttcctcccatttactatttcatcttgcctagaggtcagtagcccgcctggatttcaattcagggtcagctgAATCACAATTAaaggaagcagcacccgcttaggcgcgcagaGCACCTAGCTCGCCCGTTCGcccgggaagcggcgcatcggtgtgtaTCATAGggatgtggggcgcaggagctacttgcgcccgatctggaggtcagcgGGGTTTGAAGGGATGGCCGggtgcggtgccaagcacggcggtgcggtgaggtcgaggggaggacgGAGGCAtgggactgggccggtggtcgctggcgtttcaagGAAGATTGTAACACTGACtgactggaggtagatgaaggtgatctgcccgttctttgtacatcggacaacGCAGAAAAAAATAGATTAACCTATTTATttccagtcgactgttattttgataggaccacaccttgtggtgtgctgAAGGAGCATCTGCATTTCCCAGTCATTACTGTGCTCATATTTCAaaaatcctagaatctagtaatttcgtgtgccatgcatgttgtagagctatcatatgtcttccgtcatttatttctcattgacctgctatctgctacttttacactgtactacttgtgcacacacttctTCCGTACTCGCGCTATTGTttctttatgcatgggtatttcagactctgacgcagtgttgatgaatacacaaaagaaaagacagaagtcgctctagtgtcattcgaagataagcactaagcgtttcagcgctctaaagggtgtagtgtcagcagatggagacagtaaatgtagctctgcagttgatgatctcaattgccacacacaaccaacccaggtgcttgctttaactttgtgctgtcaaatgtggttgcatgttgcacatggtgtctagcttgtattgtttccaatttggttaaattgcatctgcttactttacacattatacctttgataatgacatgtcttcccgtttttgatacatactacatatgtttaTTAATCATGTTTGTACATCAAACTAATActtttttgtatccctcatcaatcacttatgatgagacagtcaccccaatgggttactgtgagacgcactactcgtttaaagagtgcagtgtcatcctcctcacatgattctcaagaaatagtaaGGCTAAATAAAGATAGTCAACGtaactctctagttgatgaccgcaattcacctacaccaccatcgcaggtgcttgctcttacttggcagtgtgatatgtggttgcatgttgcgtatggtgtctaccttgta
This portion of the Triticum dicoccoides isolate Atlit2015 ecotype Zavitan chromosome 7A, WEW_v2.0, whole genome shotgun sequence genome encodes:
- the LOC119327799 gene encoding formate dehydrogenase, mitochondrial, whose product is MAAMCRAAAKQLVDRAVGSRAAHTSAGSKKIVGVFYQAGEYADKNPNFVGCVEGALGIRDWLESKGHHYIVTDDKEGLNSELEKHIEDMHVLITTPFHPAYVTAERIKKAKNLELLLTAGIGSDHIDLPAAAAAGLTVAEVTGSNTVSVAEDELMRILILLRNFLPGYQQVVKGEWNVAGIAHRAYDLEGKTVGTVGAGRIGRLLLQRLKPFNCNLLYHDRLQINPELEKEIGAKFEEDLDAMLPKCDVIVINTPLTEKTRGMFNKEKIAKMKKGVIIVNNARGAIMDTQAVADACSSGHIAGYGGDVWFPQPAPKDHPWRYMPNHAMTPHISGTTIDAQLRYAAGVKDMLDRYFKGEDFPAENYIVKEGELASQYK